The genomic window CTAATATTAGCTCAGTTTGTTAGTGCTTCGTGCTAATAACGCAAGGGTCATAGGTTCGAAACCTGAATTTGCTCCACGCAATGCAAGATAAAAGGTCTTTGATTGTACATAACTTAGTTTAATTAATTCTCCATAGAAgcatctatattataatttgtatgtataagTTACTTGGTCtgaaattaagaagaaaaacgttTTAGAAATAAAGAATAAAGCTTGGTTTCATTAACTACTGGATATACAATATAATCATGTACAACAAACTAAATAGCAAAGTATATCTCATGTACTATTTTGCTCTACAATCCGACCACACCATATAGCTCCCAATATTTGACTGACTCTACTCAAGAACAAATTCCCAAGGCCGGCAAAATTGCAGACTTGTTGACCTTTAGAGACTGTCTCCAAGGTTTTACATTGTATCTTCTTTCCgttgttgttattgttattgttgTCGTTGTCTTCTTTGTTGCAGTCCACACGCAGAGTGGTGGTTTAAGGGGCTTGTCAATGCTCAGAGGAGACAGATGCTTTGATATCCACGACTTCAAGGATGCTAGAAAAGGTGCAACCTCAAACAACTTGAGACCAGCGAATCCACTTTCAAGCCCATCAAGCCGAAACCATGAGATTTGACTGATCTCCTTCTTCGTTAGTGGCGCAAAAGCTGTATCATCTCTCACGCCAACGACAATGTAAAGCCTCACTCTCTTCTTTCCTTCGAATGTAATCTCGATGTATTCTTCTTTATTAAGCAGCTTCGATACATCACACCCTGTCTCCTCGAGGACCTCTCGTATAGCGcaaacatcatcttcttcgttcgtATTCTTCTTCCCTCGTGGAAAGCTCCAATTCGATGATTGTTTCCATCCCTTCACCAGCAAGCAACGTTCGTATGTCTCGTCCAATATAATCGCACCAGCGACCGGGATTCGAGACTTGTAAGAGAAAAAGTCTCTAAATATCATATCCATGTATCCAACGTGAGGACTCAACGCATCGGAGTTGTTGAATAAGAGACGAGTAAACTCTCCAAAGGACAGCGACTTTAGGGTTTTGTCGTTTTCGACAACGTTATCTTCGTAGTACCAGTGAGCACTCTCTACAAGAAACATGAGTCGATTCAAAGACTGTTTTTCTTCCTCGGGGCCGTTCACAACAAATCGAGTGTAGAGATCGTCAAGAATTTTCTTCGACGG from Brassica oleracea var. oleracea cultivar TO1000 unplaced genomic scaffold, BOL UnpScaffold02812, whole genome shotgun sequence includes these protein-coding regions:
- the LOC106321744 gene encoding mRNA-decapping enzyme subunit 2-like — protein: MSSLPSKKILDDLYTRFVVNGPEEEKQSLNRLMFLVESAHWYYEDNVVENDKTLKSLSFGEFTRLLFNNSDALSPHVGYMDMIFRDFFSYKSRIPVAGAIILDETYERCLLVKGWKQSSNWSFPRGKKNTNEEDDVCAIREVLEETGCDVSKLLNKEEYIEITFEGKKRVRLYIVVGVRDDTAFAPLTKKEISQISWFRLDGLESGFAGLKLFEVAPFLASLKSWISKHLSPLSIDKPLKPPLCVWTATKKTTTTITITTTERRYNVKPWRQSLKVNKSAILPALGICS